In Candidatus Sodalis pierantonius str. SOPE, one DNA window encodes the following:
- the ftsY gene encoding signal recognition particle-docking protein FtsY: protein MAKEKKRGFLSWLGFNRQDDDAISEPEAGRETDATGAGGETDSPVATTAARGEAADADEEALAEAKAQTPAAERPSAPDVPARERDAQRIAAEIVSLTEQVATRRSHADAGDKTPMAAASAAAPSEDDAVASSIVIADAAAPENRQDASAALILAADVIPYEDTVPRPAEDGVPPAPERAGFFARLKNSLVKTRQNLGSGFIGLFRGKKIDDDLFEELEEQLLVADVGVDTTRKIIEGLTAHAERRHLKDAEALYSQLRVDMAAILGNVERPLEVTGKTPFVILMVGVNGVGKTTTIGKLARQYQAEGKSVMLAAGDTFRAAAVEQLQVWGERNRIPVVAQQTGADSTSVIFDAIQAAKARGIDVLIADTAGRLQNKAYLMDELKKIVRVMKKLDVEAPHEVMLTLDASTGQNAVSQTNLFSDAVGLTGIALTKLDGTAKGGVIFAVADRFGIPIRYIGVGEGIEDLRPFKADDFIEALFARED, encoded by the coding sequence ATGGCAAAAGAGAAAAAACGCGGTTTCCTTTCCTGGTTAGGCTTTAACCGTCAGGACGATGACGCGATCAGCGAGCCGGAAGCCGGACGGGAGACCGACGCCACCGGCGCCGGGGGCGAAACCGACTCGCCAGTTGCTACCACCGCGGCGCGCGGGGAGGCGGCGGATGCCGACGAAGAGGCGTTAGCGGAGGCGAAGGCGCAAACGCCCGCCGCTGAGCGGCCCTCGGCACCGGATGTCCCCGCCCGCGAGCGTGACGCACAGCGCATCGCCGCTGAAATTGTGTCTCTTACCGAACAGGTGGCGACGCGGCGGAGCCACGCCGACGCCGGCGATAAAACGCCGATGGCCGCTGCTTCTGCCGCCGCGCCCTCCGAAGACGACGCCGTCGCCTCGTCGATCGTGATTGCCGATGCCGCGGCGCCGGAAAACCGTCAGGATGCCAGCGCGGCGCTAATATTGGCCGCAGATGTCATCCCCTATGAGGATACCGTACCGCGGCCGGCGGAAGACGGCGTGCCTCCGGCGCCCGAGCGCGCCGGATTCTTTGCCCGACTGAAAAACAGTCTGGTGAAGACGCGACAGAACTTGGGATCCGGATTTATCGGATTGTTCCGCGGCAAGAAAATCGATGATGATTTGTTCGAGGAATTGGAAGAGCAATTGCTGGTCGCCGACGTGGGCGTCGATACCACGCGCAAAATAATCGAGGGTTTGACTGCCCATGCCGAACGCCGCCATCTTAAGGACGCCGAAGCGCTGTACAGCCAATTGCGCGTGGATATGGCGGCCATCCTCGGTAATGTCGAGCGGCCGCTGGAGGTGACGGGCAAGACGCCGTTCGTTATCCTGATGGTCGGCGTTAACGGCGTGGGGAAAACCACCACCATTGGCAAACTCGCCCGGCAATATCAGGCCGAAGGCAAAAGCGTCATGCTGGCGGCGGGGGATACCTTCCGCGCCGCGGCGGTGGAGCAGCTTCAGGTCTGGGGCGAGCGCAACCGTATCCCGGTGGTGGCGCAACAGACCGGCGCCGACTCCACGTCGGTTATCTTCGACGCAATCCAGGCGGCCAAAGCGCGCGGTATTGATGTGCTGATAGCGGATACCGCGGGGCGGTTGCAGAATAAAGCGTACCTGATGGACGAGCTGAAGAAAATCGTTCGGGTAATGAAAAAGCTGGACGTTGAGGCCCCCCATGAGGTTATGCTGACCCTCGATGCCAGCACCGGGCAGAATGCTGTCAGCCAAACCAACTTATTCAGTGACGCGGTGGGACTGACCGGCATCGCGCTGACCAAATTGGACGGCACCGCCAAAGGCGGGGTCATTTTTGCCGTGGCGGACCGCTTCGGTATCCCGATTCGCTATATTGGCGTAGGGGAGGGTATTGAGGATTTGCGGCCGTTTAAAGCCGACGATTTTATTGAGGCACTTTTTGCCCGAGAGGATTAA
- the rsmD gene encoding 16S rRNA (guanine(966)-N(2))-methyltransferase → MANNNTARSAGQIRIIGGRWRGRKLPVPNSPGLRPTTDRVRETLFNWLAPVIQEARCLDCFAGSGALGLEALSHGAASVTLLEQDRAVSAQLTKNLQVLQAQQGQVITADSLRWLAQPGDAFNVVFIDPPFRQGMITNTVATLERHRRLADDAWIYIETETEGPSPEVPPHWQLHREKIAGQVAYRLYIRHATPEKHYYTD, encoded by the coding sequence ATGGCAAATAACAATACCGCCCGCTCCGCCGGACAAATTCGTATCATCGGCGGGCGCTGGCGCGGTCGTAAGCTGCCGGTGCCCAACAGCCCGGGTCTGAGGCCGACCACCGATCGCGTGCGTGAGACGCTGTTCAACTGGCTGGCGCCCGTTATTCAGGAGGCGCGCTGCCTGGATTGTTTCGCCGGCAGCGGCGCGTTGGGTCTGGAGGCGCTTTCGCACGGTGCCGCCAGCGTCACGCTGCTGGAGCAGGATCGTGCGGTCAGCGCGCAGCTCACCAAGAATCTGCAGGTATTGCAGGCGCAGCAGGGTCAGGTCATCACCGCCGACAGCCTGCGCTGGCTCGCACAGCCGGGTGATGCGTTCAATGTGGTCTTTATCGATCCCCCCTTCCGGCAAGGCATGATAACCAACACCGTGGCCACTCTGGAGCGGCACCGGCGTCTGGCCGACGACGCCTGGATTTACATTGAAACCGAAACGGAAGGCCCCTCTCCCGAAGTGCCGCCCCACTGGCAGCTACATCGGGAAAAAATCGCCGGGCAAGTAGCGTACCGGCTCTACATCCGTCACGCTACGCCGGAGAAGCACTATTATACTGATTAA
- a CDS encoding DUF1145 family protein produces the protein MLINLGRLLMLMVWGFLLFNLIQPFPKPLKYFLDIGLFFMVAMHALQLTLLKATLTKDEAKPSAAFQTRVFLFGVFEMVAWQKKQRAQRPAGRGR, from the coding sequence ATACTGATTAATTTGGGCCGTCTGTTAATGCTGATGGTATGGGGATTTTTGTTGTTCAACCTGATTCAACCGTTCCCTAAACCACTGAAATATTTCCTTGATATTGGTCTTTTTTTCATGGTGGCAATGCATGCGCTGCAACTGACGCTACTGAAAGCCACGCTGACCAAAGATGAGGCCAAACCCAGCGCCGCTTTTCAGACGCGGGTGTTTCTTTTCGGCGTGTTTGAAATGGTCGCCTGGCAGAAAAAGCAGCGGGCACAGCGCCCCGCTGGCCGCGGTCGCTAA
- a CDS encoding DUF1820 family protein — MSSEQPIYRIQFINNGKNYQLFVRELSQSPLFGFIEIGDFVFSSHGSLVVDPSEEKLKTEFSGVSRSYIPLQAVIRIDVVTERGSARIFDLGDNVTMFPYLPGKKP, encoded by the coding sequence ATGAGCAGCGAGCAGCCTATTTATCGTATTCAGTTTATTAATAATGGAAAAAATTATCAGTTATTTGTACGTGAGCTGAGTCAAAGCCCCCTGTTCGGCTTTATCGAAATCGGCGATTTTGTGTTCAGCAGCCACGGCAGCCTGGTGGTCGACCCCTCCGAAGAAAAACTGAAGACGGAGTTCAGCGGCGTTAGCCGCAGTTACATTCCGCTGCAGGCGGTCATTCGTATCGACGTCGTGACGGAAAGGGGCAGCGCCCGCATTTTCGATCTGGGCGATAACGTGACGATGTTTCCCTATTTGCCCGGTAAAAAACCGTAA
- a CDS encoding lysoplasmalogenase has translation MLWSFMAVVFSGWLYVDASYRGPVWQRWLFQPITLLLALAWQAPGLTATGYLIILGLLATLSGSALLMLSSERLLYAVGAFFLCQVLYTIGFASHMTLAIFWPLPLTLLILGAVLIMLLWSRLDELRWPVCTYIGVTLLMVWIAGEQYFQLGNDYTLSLLTGTALLLVAASVWLISHCRFPFDAARAFIAACYFAGHFLIVRSLYL, from the coding sequence ATGCTTTGGTCTTTTATGGCAGTAGTCTTCTCGGGATGGCTGTACGTGGACGCCTCTTACCGTGGACCGGTCTGGCAGCGCTGGCTGTTTCAGCCCATCACGCTGCTGCTGGCGCTCGCCTGGCAGGCGCCAGGCCTCACCGCCACCGGCTATTTGATCATCCTTGGCCTGCTGGCCACGCTGTCCGGCAGCGCGCTGCTAATGCTGTCGAGCGAACGGCTACTTTACGCCGTCGGCGCGTTTTTTCTCTGCCAAGTACTGTACACCATTGGTTTCGCCAGCCATATGACGCTGGCGATATTCTGGCCGTTGCCGCTGACGCTGCTGATCCTCGGCGCGGTGCTGATTATGTTGCTCTGGTCCCGGCTTGACGAGTTACGCTGGCCCGTGTGCACCTATATTGGCGTCACGCTTTTGATGGTATGGATCGCGGGCGAACAATATTTCCAGCTCGGCAACGATTACACCCTCTCACTGCTGACGGGAACCGCTTTGCTGCTGGTGGCGGCGAGCGTGTGGTTAATCAGTCATTGCCGCTTCCCGTTCGATGCCGCCCGCGCGTTTATCGCCGCGTGCTACTTCGCCGGCCATTTTCTGATTGTGCGCTCGCTGTATCTTTGA
- the tusA gene encoding sulfurtransferase TusA, producing the protein MSDAFAAVDQTLDARGLRCPEPMMMVRKAVRHMADGQTLLIIADDPATTRDIPGFCRFMEHTLLAQATEQLPYRYLLRKGLTAA; encoded by the coding sequence ATGTCTGATGCTTTTGCCGCCGTGGATCAAACCCTGGACGCTCGCGGCCTGCGATGCCCCGAACCCATGATGATGGTGCGTAAAGCCGTGCGCCATATGGCCGACGGGCAGACCTTGCTTATTATCGCCGACGATCCGGCCACCACCCGCGATATTCCCGGCTTTTGCCGGTTCATGGAGCATACCCTGCTGGCGCAGGCCACGGAACAGCTGCCTTACCGCTACCTGTTGCGTAAGGGGTTGACGGCGGCCTGA
- a CDS encoding IS256-like element ISSoEn2 family transposase has translation MNEKQLQALANELAKNLKTPEDLSHFDRLLKKISVEAALNAEMTHHLGYDKNQPKPGTNARNGYSTKTVTTGDGPLALRTPRDRDGSFEPQLVKKNQTRITGMDNQILSLYAKGMTTREIAAAFKELYDADVSPALVSKVTDAVMEQVVEWQNRPLDAVYPIVYLDCIVLKVRQDSRIINKSVFLALGINIEGQKELLGMWLAENEGAKFWLNVLTELKNRGLNDILIACVDGLKDFPDAINAVYPEARLQLCIVHMVRNSLRFVSWKDYKAVTRDLKAIYQAPTEEAGLQALEAFSSAWDIRYPQISRSWQANWANLATFFAYPTDIRKVIYTTNAIESLNSVIRHAIKKRKVFPTDDAVKKVVWLAIQAASQKWTMSLRDWRMAMSRFIIEFGDRLDGHF, from the coding sequence ATGAACGAAAAACAGTTGCAGGCTCTGGCTAACGAACTGGCCAAAAATCTCAAAACCCCTGAAGATCTCAGTCACTTCGATCGGCTGCTGAAAAAAATCAGCGTCGAAGCAGCTCTCAATGCCGAAATGACCCATCACCTCGGCTACGATAAAAATCAGCCTAAACCGGGGACCAACGCCCGCAACGGCTATTCCACAAAAACCGTTACCACTGGCGATGGCCCGCTGGCGCTGCGTACTCCGCGCGATCGTGACGGTTCCTTTGAACCGCAACTGGTGAAGAAGAACCAGACCCGGATTACCGGGATGGATAACCAGATTTTATCGTTGTACGCCAAAGGGATGACCACCCGCGAGATCGCCGCCGCGTTCAAAGAGCTGTATGACGCCGATGTCTCGCCGGCGCTGGTCTCAAAGGTCACCGATGCGGTCATGGAGCAGGTTGTCGAATGGCAAAACCGGCCTCTGGATGCAGTCTATCCCATTGTTTATCTTGACTGTATCGTTCTAAAAGTCCGGCAGGACAGCCGCATCATCAACAAATCTGTGTTCCTGGCGTTGGGCATCAACATCGAAGGCCAGAAAGAGTTGCTAGGTATGTGGCTGGCCGAAAATGAAGGCGCAAAGTTCTGGCTGAACGTGCTGACAGAGCTGAAAAACCGCGGCCTGAACGATATCCTTATCGCCTGCGTAGACGGGCTGAAAGATTTCCCTGACGCTATTAACGCGGTGTATCCGGAGGCGCGGCTCCAGCTGTGTATCGTACATATGGTGCGCAACAGCCTGCGGTTCGTCTCCTGGAAGGACTACAAGGCCGTCACCCGCGACCTGAAAGCTATCTATCAGGCCCCTACGGAAGAAGCCGGCTTGCAGGCGCTGGAAGCGTTCTCCAGTGCCTGGGACATCCGCTACCCGCAAATAAGTCGAAGCTGGCAGGCAAACTGGGCCAATCTGGCCACGTTCTTTGCCTACCCAACGGACATCCGCAAGGTGATCTACACGACCAACGCCATCGAGTCGTTAAACAGCGTGATCCGGCATGCCATCAAAAAACGCAAGGTGTTCCCGACCGACGACGCAGTGAAAAAGGTGGTGTGGCTGGCGATACAGGCGGCCTCACAGAAATGGACAATGTCTTTGAGGGACTGGCGCATGGCAATGAGCCGCTTTATTATCGAGTTCGGTGACCGCCTGGACGGTCACTTCTGA
- a CDS encoding IS256-like element ISSoEn2 family transposase, with product MDEKQLQALANELAKNLKTPEDLSHFDRLLKKISVEAALNAEMTHHLGYDKNQPKPGTNARNGYSTKTVTTGDGPLALRTPRDRDGSFEPQLVKKNQTRITGMDNQILSLYAKGMTTREIAAAFKELYDADVSPVLVSKVTDAVMEQVVEWQNRPLDAVYPIVYLDCIVLKVRQDSRIINKSVFLALDINIEGLKELLGMWLAENEGAKFWLNVLTELKNRGLNDILIACVDGLKGFPDAINAVYYPEARLQLCIVHMVRNSLRFVSWKDYKAVTRDLKAIYQAPTEEAGLQALEAFSSAWDIRYPQISRSWQTNWANLATFFAYPTDIRKVIYTTNAIESLNSVIRHAIKKRKVFPTDDAVKKVVWLAIQAASQKWTMPLRDWRMAMSRFIIEFGDRLDGHF from the coding sequence ATGGACGAAAAACAGTTGCAGGCTCTGGCTAACGAACTGGCCAAAAATCTCAAAACCCCTGAAGATCTCAGTCACTTCGATCGGCTGCTGAAAAAAATCAGCGTCGAAGCAGCTCTCAATGCCGAAATGACCCATCACCTCGGCTACGATAAAAATCAGCCTAAACCGGGGACCAACGCCCGCAACGGCTATTCCACAAAAACCGTTACCACTGGCGATGGCCCGCTGGCGCTGCGTACTCCGCGCGATCGTGACGGTTCCTTTGAACCGCAACTGGTGAAGAAGAACCAGACCCGGATTACCGGGATGGATAACCAGATTTTATCGTTGTACGCCAAAGGGATGACCACCCGCGAGATCGCCGCCGCGTTCAAAGAGCTGTATGACGCCGATGTCTCGCCGGTGCTGGTCTCAAAGGTCACCGATGCGGTCATGGAGCAGGTTGTTGAATGGCAAAACCGGCCTCTGGATGCAGTCTATCCCATTGTTTATCTTGACTGTATCGTTCTAAAAGTCCGGCAGGACAGCCGCATCATCAACAAATCTGTGTTCCTGGCGCTGGACATCAACATCGAAGGCCTGAAAGAGTTGCTAGGTATGTGGCTGGCCGAAAATGAAGGCGCAAAGTTCTGGCTGAACGTGCTGACAGAGCTGAAAAACCGCGGCCTGAACGATATCCTTATCGCCTGCGTAGACGGGCTGAAAGGTTTCCCTGACGCTATTAACGCGGTGTATTATCCGGAGGCGCGGCTCCAGCTGTGTATCGTACATATGGTGCGCAACAGCCTGCGGTTCGTCTCCTGGAAGGACTACAAGGCCGTCACCCGCGACCTGAAAGCTATCTATCAGGCCCCTACGGAAGAAGCCGGCTTGCAGGCGCTGGAAGCGTTCTCCAGTGCCTGGGACATCCGCTACCCGCAAATAAGTCGAAGCTGGCAGACAAACTGGGCCAATCTGGCCACGTTCTTTGCCTACCCAACGGACATCCGCAAGGTGATCTACACGACCAACGCCATCGAGTCGTTAAACAGCGTGATCCGGCATGCCATCAAAAAGCGCAAGGTGTTCCCGACCGACGACGCAGTGAAAAAGGTGGTGTGGCTGGCGATACAGGCGGCCTCACAGAAATGGACAATGCCTTTGAGGGACTGGCGCATGGCAATGAGCCGCTTTATTATCGAGTTCGGTGACCGCCTGGACGGTCACTTCTGA
- the lexA gene encoding transcriptional repressor LexA — translation MKALTTRQQEVFDLIRDHITQTGMPPTRAEIASRLGFRSPNAAEEHLKALARKGAIEIVSGASRGIRLMIEEESGLPLIGRVAAGEPLLATQHIKSHYQVDPALFKPHADFLLRVSGMSMKDIGIMDGDLLAVHKTQEARNGQVIVARIDDDVIVKRLKRQGNIVELLSENSEFSPIVVDLRQQELTIEGLAVGVIRNDNWL, via the coding sequence ATGAAAGCGCTAACCACCAGACAACAAGAGGTTTTTGACCTGATCCGCGACCATATCACGCAGACCGGCATGCCGCCCACGCGCGCCGAGATTGCGTCGCGTCTGGGGTTCCGTTCTCCCAATGCGGCGGAAGAGCATTTGAAAGCGCTGGCGCGCAAAGGCGCTATCGAAATTGTCTCCGGCGCATCGCGCGGCATCCGTCTGATGATAGAAGAGGAAAGCGGATTGCCGCTGATTGGTCGCGTGGCCGCCGGAGAGCCTCTGTTGGCAACACAGCATATTAAAAGCCATTATCAGGTGGATCCCGCCTTGTTTAAGCCCCACGCGGATTTTCTGCTGCGTGTTAGCGGTATGTCAATGAAAGACATTGGTATTATGGACGGTGACCTGCTGGCGGTCCATAAAACGCAGGAAGCCCGCAATGGTCAAGTCATCGTGGCGCGCATCGACGATGACGTCATCGTCAAACGGCTGAAACGCCAGGGCAACATCGTCGAATTATTATCGGAAAACAGCGAATTTTCTCCCATCGTGGTGGATCTGCGTCAGCAGGAATTGACCATCGAGGGGCTTGCGGTTGGCGTGATACGCAACGACAACTGGCTATGA
- a CDS encoding ISL3 family transposase, giving the protein MDEKSLYAHILNLSAPWQVQSLSLNEKSGSVTVIVGIAEHTQLACPTCGKSCSIHDHRRRKWRHLDTCQFTTLVEADVPRVDCPEHGCQTLPVPWAGSGSRYTLLFEAFVLSWLKVSTVDAVRKQLKLSWNAVDGIMMRAVKRGLARIKQLLSARHLCVDEVGFKKGHQYVTVISDRQGRALQLTDDRGVESLASYLRSLRDHQLDEIKTLSMDMNMAYISAVRIHLPNAVDKIAFDHFHVAKMLCAVVDKTRQAEMKQIPSSDRKDAHRSRYLWFYSKQNRLGCWAERLEVARLVLPQTSQCWVMKELARDLWHRRYDNHSRKLWQEWMAMAKDTGIPLMASIARIVAKRLYGILNAMKNRVSNGNAESLNSKIRLLRIKSRGFRNKERFKLGVMFHYGKLNMNF; this is encoded by the coding sequence ATGGACGAAAAGTCCCTCTATGCCCATATCCTTAACCTGTCCGCACCGTGGCAGGTACAATCCCTTTCTCTTAATGAAAAATCTGGATCAGTGACGGTAATTGTCGGCATTGCCGAGCACACACAACTGGCCTGCCCAACCTGCGGTAAATCCTGCTCCATACATGATCACCGGCGTCGTAAATGGCGTCACCTCGATACCTGTCAGTTCACCACGCTGGTTGAGGCTGATGTCCCCCGCGTTGACTGCCCCGAGCACGGTTGCCAGACACTGCCTGTTCCCTGGGCAGGGTCAGGCAGCCGCTACACCTTGTTGTTCGAAGCCTTTGTTCTTTCATGGCTGAAAGTCAGCACCGTGGATGCTGTCAGAAAGCAGCTCAAACTCAGTTGGAATGCCGTTGACGGCATCATGATGCGCGCAGTCAAACGAGGCTTGGCCCGGATAAAACAACTCTTATCCGCCCGTCACCTCTGCGTGGATGAAGTCGGGTTCAAAAAAGGACACCAGTACGTCACCGTTATTTCTGACAGGCAGGGACGCGCTTTGCAACTGACCGACGACCGCGGTGTAGAAAGCCTTGCCAGTTATCTGCGCAGCCTGAGAGATCACCAGCTTGATGAGATAAAAACGCTGTCTATGGACATGAACATGGCCTATATCAGTGCAGTCCGCATCCATCTCCCCAATGCCGTCGATAAAATCGCTTTCGATCACTTCCATGTGGCAAAAATGTTGTGTGCCGTCGTTGATAAAACCCGTCAGGCTGAGATGAAACAGATCCCGTCGTCAGACAGGAAAGACGCCCACCGCTCACGCTATCTATGGTTTTACAGCAAACAAAATCGCCTCGGGTGCTGGGCAGAGAGGTTAGAAGTTGCCCGGCTGGTGTTACCCCAAACGAGCCAGTGCTGGGTAATGAAAGAGCTTGCTCGCGATCTGTGGCACCGCCGCTATGACAATCATAGCCGTAAGCTGTGGCAGGAATGGATGGCGATGGCTAAAGACACCGGCATACCGCTCATGGCCAGCATTGCCCGCATAGTGGCAAAACGCCTTTACGGCATTCTGAATGCAATGAAAAACCGGGTATCAAATGGGAATGCGGAGTCCCTGAACAGCAAAATACGGCTGCTCAGGATCAAGTCACGGGGCTTCAGGAACAAAGAACGTTTCAAGCTGGGCGTAATGTTCCACTATGGGAAACTAAATATGAATTTTTGA
- the plsB gene encoding glycerol-3-phosphate 1-O-acyltransferase PlsB, which produces MSGWRRIYYTLLDLQLKLLVRSKVIPADPRAEAGLDPRQPMMYVLPYNSKADLLTLRTQCLKQGLPDPLTPLHIDGVTLPRYVFIHDGPRILSWYAEKPQSVSLFHNYLDLHRSNPALDVQLVPVSVMFGRSPGRESQSSQPAPQLRLLNGIEKFFAVLWLGRDSFVRFSRPLSLRYMATEHGTDKSIAQKLARVARIHFARQRLVAAGPRLPVRQDLFNKLLASKAIEKTVEDEARSKKISVEKAQQNAIELMEEIAADFSYEAIRLSDRVLSWTWNRLYQGLHVRNAERVRQLAEEGHEIVYVPCHRSHMDYLLLSYVLYHQGLVPPHIAAGINLNFWPAGPIFRRLGAFFIRRTFKGNKLYSTIFREYLGELFTRGYSVEYFVEGGRSRTGRLLEPKTGTLTMTIQAMLRGGNRPIALVPIYVGYEHVMEVATYAKELRGAAKEKEGLWQMLRGLRKLRNLGQGYVNFGDPLPLATWLSQQVPQWRDSIDPIEAQRPSWLAPAVDDIAVTLMVRINNAAAANAINLCSTVLLASRQRSLTRPQLLSQLACYLELLRNVPYAPDITVPDLTPEALLAHALAMNKFTVEHDTIGDIVCLSRDQAVLMTYYRNNIQHLFILPSLVASIICGRPGIARPQLHQRIMLLYPLLKAELFMRYSKQQLPQVIDSLIAELARQGLMETREMLLYPAQTRLHVLQLLAASVSETLQRYAITFLLLRANPQLNRSTLEKESRIMAQRLSVLHGINAPEFFDKAVFSTLVATLRAEEYISDTGDAIDEKVSEMCDILSELITPDVLGTIESASLLANGPAIAALPAE; this is translated from the coding sequence ATGTCAGGTTGGCGTAGAATTTATTATACATTGTTGGATTTACAGCTAAAGTTGCTGGTAAGAAGTAAAGTTATTCCGGCCGATCCGCGCGCTGAAGCTGGCCTCGATCCCCGGCAGCCCATGATGTATGTGCTGCCCTATAATTCCAAAGCGGACCTGCTCACATTACGTACGCAATGCCTGAAACAGGGGTTGCCCGATCCGCTGACGCCGCTGCATATCGATGGCGTTACCCTGCCGCGCTATGTTTTTATTCATGACGGGCCGCGCATACTGTCGTGGTACGCCGAAAAACCGCAGTCGGTTTCGCTGTTTCATAATTATCTTGATTTGCACCGCTCGAATCCTGCGCTGGATGTGCAGTTGGTGCCGGTGTCGGTTATGTTCGGCCGTTCGCCCGGCAGAGAGTCGCAATCCAGTCAGCCGGCTCCGCAATTGCGACTGCTGAACGGTATCGAGAAGTTCTTCGCGGTGCTGTGGCTTGGACGCGACAGTTTCGTGCGGTTCTCGCGGCCGTTATCGCTGCGCTATATGGCGACAGAGCACGGCACCGACAAGTCTATCGCTCAGAAACTCGCCCGTGTCGCGCGTATTCATTTTGCCCGGCAGCGGCTGGTGGCGGCGGGGCCGCGGCTGCCGGTACGCCAGGATCTGTTCAATAAGCTGCTGGCTTCCAAAGCCATTGAAAAAACGGTGGAGGATGAGGCGCGCAGCAAGAAAATTTCCGTGGAAAAGGCCCAGCAAAACGCCATCGAACTCATGGAGGAAATCGCCGCCGATTTTTCTTATGAAGCGATCCGCCTTTCGGACCGGGTGCTGAGCTGGACCTGGAACCGGCTGTATCAAGGGCTACACGTGCGCAACGCCGAGCGGGTCCGTCAACTGGCGGAAGAGGGGCACGAAATTGTTTATGTGCCCTGCCACCGCAGCCATATGGATTATTTGTTGCTTTCCTATGTGCTTTACCATCAAGGGCTAGTGCCGCCGCATATCGCCGCCGGCATTAACCTTAATTTCTGGCCGGCGGGCCCGATTTTCCGCCGGCTGGGCGCGTTTTTTATTCGTCGCACCTTCAAAGGTAATAAGCTCTACTCCACCATTTTCCGCGAATACCTCGGCGAGTTATTCACCCGCGGCTATTCGGTGGAGTATTTCGTCGAAGGGGGACGCTCCCGCACCGGGCGGCTGCTGGAGCCGAAAACCGGGACGCTGACCATGACCATTCAGGCCATGCTGCGCGGTGGTAACCGCCCCATTGCCCTGGTGCCGATTTATGTTGGCTATGAACATGTGATGGAGGTGGCGACCTACGCTAAAGAATTGCGCGGCGCGGCCAAAGAGAAAGAGGGGCTTTGGCAAATGCTGCGTGGATTGCGCAAATTGCGCAATCTCGGCCAGGGTTATGTCAATTTTGGCGACCCGCTGCCCCTGGCCACCTGGCTGTCGCAGCAGGTGCCGCAGTGGCGTGATTCCATCGATCCCATCGAGGCCCAGCGCCCGAGCTGGCTGGCGCCGGCGGTGGATGACATTGCGGTTACCCTTATGGTGCGGATCAACAACGCCGCCGCGGCCAATGCTATTAATCTATGCTCCACCGTGCTGCTGGCCTCGCGCCAGCGCTCGCTCACCCGTCCGCAGTTGCTGTCGCAGTTAGCCTGTTATCTAGAGCTGCTGCGCAATGTTCCCTATGCGCCGGATATCACGGTACCCGATTTGACGCCGGAGGCGCTTTTGGCCCATGCGCTGGCGATGAACAAGTTTACCGTCGAGCATGACACTATCGGCGATATCGTCTGTTTGTCGCGCGATCAGGCCGTACTAATGACCTATTATCGCAATAACATCCAGCATCTGTTCATCCTGCCGTCGCTGGTGGCGAGTATTATTTGCGGCCGTCCGGGTATCGCGCGCCCGCAGCTGCACCAGCGGATCATGCTGTTATATCCGCTCCTGAAAGCGGAATTATTTATGCGCTACAGCAAACAACAGTTGCCGCAGGTTATCGACAGTCTCATTGCCGAACTGGCGCGCCAGGGACTGATGGAAACGCGGGAAATGCTGCTGTACCCGGCACAAACGCGTCTCCATGTACTGCAACTACTGGCCGCCAGCGTGAGCGAAACGCTCCAGCGCTACGCCATTACCTTTTTGTTATTGCGCGCCAATCCGCAGCTTAACCGAAGCACGCTGGAAAAAGAGAGCCGGATTATGGCGCAGCGGCTTTCGGTACTGCACGGCATCAACGCGCCGGAGTTTTTCGATAAAGCGGTGTTTTCGACCCTGGTGGCGACGCTGCGCGCCGAGGAATATATCAGCGATACCGGCGACGCCATCGATGAGAAAGTCAGCGAGATGTGCGACATCCTTAGTGAATTGATCACGCCGGACGTCCTCGGCACCATCGAAAGCGCCAGTCTACTGGCGAACGGGCCGGCTATCGCGGCGCTGCCGGCGGAATAA